A region from the Gossypium hirsutum isolate 1008001.06 chromosome A08, Gossypium_hirsutum_v2.1, whole genome shotgun sequence genome encodes:
- the LOC107894991 gene encoding flowering locus K homology domain isoform X1, with protein sequence MAEVDQSFVEHEEEQVQEPQNLEQNPNLEHNLNLGNYVDLEPNVNLEHNISLVHNVNLEQNLHEEEDQEEDLEEQNLQQESEHQPKVEHEDEAVVGGGEKKWPGWPGESVFRMLVPAQKVGSIIGRKGEFIKKIVEETRARIKILDGPPGTTERAVMVSAKEEPDSSLPPAMDGLLRVHKRIVDGLEGDPSHTPTAVGTKVSTRLLVPASQAGSLIGKQGATVKSIQESSNCIVRVLGADSAEDLPVFALQDDRVVEVVAEAAGVHKAVELIATHLRKFLVDRSIIPLFEMHMQRSNHQMDHMPPHQSWGPPQGVPPNASRGSGYGHNPQYMPPPRQMDNYYPPADMPPHMEKQPHQGISAYGREVPMGAHGSSNPQNAPSMITQVTQQMQIPLSYADAVIGTAGASISYIRRASGATVTIQETRGVPGEMTVEISGTASQVQTAQQLIQNFMAEAAAAPAQAQAGGVADQAYNPYAAHSSVYASPPSNPGHAGGYGSVYGSNYGY encoded by the exons ATGGCTGAAGTTGATCAAAGCTTTGTTGAACATGAGGAGGAACAGGTACAAGAACCTCAGAACTTGGAGCAGAATCCGAACCTGGAACATAACTTGAACTTAGGGAACTACGTGGACTTGGAACCCAATGTGAACTTGGAACACAATATAAGCTTGGTCCACAACGTTAACTTGGAGCAGAACTTGCATGAGGAGGAAGATCAGGAAGAGGACCTGGAGGAGCAAAATTTGCAGCAGGAATCAGAACATCAACCAAAAGTAGAACATGAAGACGAGGCAGTAGTTGGAGGTGGTGAAAAGAAGTGGCCTGGATGGCCTGGAGAGAGTGTGTTTCGAATGTTGGTTCCCGCGCAAAAGGTCGGTAGTATAATCGGACGAAAAGGggaattcataaaaaaaatagttgaGGAGACGAGAGCACGTATTAAGATACTTGATGGTCCTCCAGGGACGACAGAAAGAGCT GTAATGGTATCTGCCAAGGAGGAGCCTGATTCTTCTCTTCCGCCCGCCATGGATGGACTTTTGAGGGTCCATAAACGCATTGTTGATGGTTTGGAGGGTGATCCATCTCATACACCTACGGCTGTGGGAACCAAGGTTTCAACTAGGCTGCTAGTCCCTGCCTCACAAGCCGGAAGTTTGATTGGAAAACAGGGAGCAACTGTCAAATCCATTCAGGAATCTTCTAATTGTATTGTCAGAGTTCTGGGAGCAG ATTCTGCAGAAGACCTTCCCGTCTTTGCTCTTCAAGATGATAGGGTTGTTGAAGTTGTTGCAGAAGCAGCTGGTGTGCACAAAGCAGTGGAGCTAATTGCAACTCATCTCAGGAAGTTCTTAGTGGACCGCAGTATAATTCCGTTATTTGAAATGCAT ATGCAAAGGTCTAATCATCAGATGGATCACATGCCACCTCATCAATCCTGGGGTCCACCTCAAGGTGTCCCTCCAAATGCTAGTAGAGGTTCTGGTTATGGTCATAATCCTCAGTACATGCCACCTCCTCGGCAAATGGACAATTACTACCCTCCTGCTGATATGCCACCTCATATGGAAAAACAGCCCCATCAGGGTATTTCTGCATATGGAAGAGAAGTGCCAATGGGTGCCCATGGATCATCAAATCCCCAGAATGCACCATCAATGATCACACAG GTCACTCAGCAAATGCAAATTCCACTATCTTATGCTGATGCTGTTATTGGGACAGCTGGTGCAAGTATTAGCTATATTCGACGTGCTAGTGGGGCAACTGTCACCATTCAAGAAACCCGGGGTGTCCCTGGTGAAATGACAGTCGAAATAAGTGGAACTGCTTCACAAGTTCAAACTGCTCAGCAACTGATACAG AATTTCATGGCTGAAGCTGCTGCGGCTCCAGCTCAGGCACAAGCAGGTGGGGTTGCAGACCAAGCTTATAATCCTTATGCAGCTCATAGTTCGGTATATGCTTCGCCACCATCCAATCCCGGACATGCGGGAGGGTATGGCTCTGTTTATGGCTCAAACTATGGGTACTAA
- the LOC107894991 gene encoding flowering locus K homology domain isoform X2, which produces MAEVDQSFVEHEEEQVQEPQNLEQNPNLEHNLNLGNYVDLEPNVNLEHNISLVHNVNLEQNLHEEEDQEEDLEEQNLQQESEHQPKVEHEDEAVVGGGEKKWPGWPGESVFRMLVPAQKVGSIIGRKGEFIKKIVEETRARIKILDGPPGTTERAVMVSAKEEPDSSLPPAMDGLLRVHKRIVDGLEGDPSHTPTAVGTKVSTRLLVPASQAGSLIGKQGATVKSIQESSNCIVRVLGAEDLPVFALQDDRVVEVVAEAAGVHKAVELIATHLRKFLVDRSIIPLFEMHMQRSNHQMDHMPPHQSWGPPQGVPPNASRGSGYGHNPQYMPPPRQMDNYYPPADMPPHMEKQPHQGISAYGREVPMGAHGSSNPQNAPSMITQVTQQMQIPLSYADAVIGTAGASISYIRRASGATVTIQETRGVPGEMTVEISGTASQVQTAQQLIQNFMAEAAAAPAQAQAGGVADQAYNPYAAHSSVYASPPSNPGHAGGYGSVYGSNYGY; this is translated from the exons ATGGCTGAAGTTGATCAAAGCTTTGTTGAACATGAGGAGGAACAGGTACAAGAACCTCAGAACTTGGAGCAGAATCCGAACCTGGAACATAACTTGAACTTAGGGAACTACGTGGACTTGGAACCCAATGTGAACTTGGAACACAATATAAGCTTGGTCCACAACGTTAACTTGGAGCAGAACTTGCATGAGGAGGAAGATCAGGAAGAGGACCTGGAGGAGCAAAATTTGCAGCAGGAATCAGAACATCAACCAAAAGTAGAACATGAAGACGAGGCAGTAGTTGGAGGTGGTGAAAAGAAGTGGCCTGGATGGCCTGGAGAGAGTGTGTTTCGAATGTTGGTTCCCGCGCAAAAGGTCGGTAGTATAATCGGACGAAAAGGggaattcataaaaaaaatagttgaGGAGACGAGAGCACGTATTAAGATACTTGATGGTCCTCCAGGGACGACAGAAAGAGCT GTAATGGTATCTGCCAAGGAGGAGCCTGATTCTTCTCTTCCGCCCGCCATGGATGGACTTTTGAGGGTCCATAAACGCATTGTTGATGGTTTGGAGGGTGATCCATCTCATACACCTACGGCTGTGGGAACCAAGGTTTCAACTAGGCTGCTAGTCCCTGCCTCACAAGCCGGAAGTTTGATTGGAAAACAGGGAGCAACTGTCAAATCCATTCAGGAATCTTCTAATTGTATTGTCAGAGTTCTGGGAGCAG AAGACCTTCCCGTCTTTGCTCTTCAAGATGATAGGGTTGTTGAAGTTGTTGCAGAAGCAGCTGGTGTGCACAAAGCAGTGGAGCTAATTGCAACTCATCTCAGGAAGTTCTTAGTGGACCGCAGTATAATTCCGTTATTTGAAATGCAT ATGCAAAGGTCTAATCATCAGATGGATCACATGCCACCTCATCAATCCTGGGGTCCACCTCAAGGTGTCCCTCCAAATGCTAGTAGAGGTTCTGGTTATGGTCATAATCCTCAGTACATGCCACCTCCTCGGCAAATGGACAATTACTACCCTCCTGCTGATATGCCACCTCATATGGAAAAACAGCCCCATCAGGGTATTTCTGCATATGGAAGAGAAGTGCCAATGGGTGCCCATGGATCATCAAATCCCCAGAATGCACCATCAATGATCACACAG GTCACTCAGCAAATGCAAATTCCACTATCTTATGCTGATGCTGTTATTGGGACAGCTGGTGCAAGTATTAGCTATATTCGACGTGCTAGTGGGGCAACTGTCACCATTCAAGAAACCCGGGGTGTCCCTGGTGAAATGACAGTCGAAATAAGTGGAACTGCTTCACAAGTTCAAACTGCTCAGCAACTGATACAG AATTTCATGGCTGAAGCTGCTGCGGCTCCAGCTCAGGCACAAGCAGGTGGGGTTGCAGACCAAGCTTATAATCCTTATGCAGCTCATAGTTCGGTATATGCTTCGCCACCATCCAATCCCGGACATGCGGGAGGGTATGGCTCTGTTTATGGCTCAAACTATGGGTACTAA